From the Methanobacterium sp. CWC-01 genome, the window GTGTTTGTCATCTTCCGCAGTGTGGTGCCCTCCCTGGCGGTTATTGCCGCAGCAGCCTCGGATATAATCATCGCCATTGGTGGGATGAGCCTCTTCGGCATTCCCCTCTCCCTGGCATCGGTGGGGGGGCTGTTAATGCTCATTGGTTACAGTGTGGACACCGACATCCTCCTCACCACCCGGGTGTTGAAGGAGAAAAAGGGAACCGTCACCGAAAGGGCCATGAACGCTCTGGGAACAGGTCTGACCATGACTGTAGCGGCTATAGCTTCCATGGTAGCCCTCTACTTGGTGGTGGTCTTATTCATACCCGCCGCCTCGACCCTGGCCGATATCGCTGCGGTACTTATCATTGGACTGCTGGCCGACTTGATGACCACTTGGATCATGAACCTGGGAATACTCCGATGGTACCTGGAGGCACGCTAAATGGATTTCAAAGAATTTATCAAGGACTGGAGGGTTATTCTCCTCATCATTCTGGTGGTAGGAAGCATAGCCTCCATCTCCATCAATGGATTGGAGCAGGGCCTGGATCTGAAAGGTGGAAGTGTGATCCAGATTGCTCTGGAACAGCCGGTGGATGCCGATACCATGGGCACGGTCACTGCGGTTCTGGACCGTAGACTGAACATCTTCGGGGTTAAGGATGTTAAGGTCCGGGCCAGTGGGGACCAGGCCGTCATCGTGGAGATTG encodes:
- a CDS encoding protein translocase subunit SecF encodes the protein MKEKLLLSSYKPLIIIPVVITILCLVLVAVNGLPGSIDLEGGTIAILQLEKPVSQAELESTISTGLGTTEVDVKSISGDQATVEIAGNVDVVKLTEVLAGTATIQSYRSVGALISEEALTQVYYALAFAFLFMSITVFVIFRSVVPSLAVIAAAASDIIIAIGGMSLFGIPLSLASVGGLLMLIGYSVDTDILLTTRVLKEKKGTVTERAMNALGTGLTMTVAAIASMVALYLVVVLFIPAASTLADIAAVLIIGLLADLMTTWIMNLGILRWYLEAR